The genomic region CCGGTCTCCGGGCTGACCCCGGACCGGGCCCCCAGCGAATCGTTCGCCAGCATCGCCGCAACCGGCTTTGGCTTAACGAGTTACCCCATCGGCGTGGAGCGCGGCTGGATCGCCCGCGAGAAGGCCGCCCGCAGGGTCCTGACCACCCTGGCCTTCTTCCGCGACGCCCGCCAGGACACAACTGCTGCCGGCGCAGCCGGTTACCGCGGCTTCTACTACCATTTCGTCGACATGGAGACCGGCCACCGCTTCCGCGACGTGGAGCTGTCCACCGTCGACACCGCCCTGCTGCTGGCCGGCGCCCTGTTCTGCCAGTCGTACTTCGACGGCCCCTCGGCCCTGGAGGACAGCCTCCGCGCCACGGCCGAACGGCTGTACGACGCCGCCGACTGGACCTGGGCCAGCCCGCGCCCGCCCCTGATCGGCCACGGCTGGTCGCCCGAAGAAGGCCACCTGCCCTACGACTGGGGCGGCTACAACGAGGCGGCCATCCTCTATATCATCGCCCTGGGCTCGGACAAGCACCCGGTCGACCCGGCCGCCTGGGACGCCTTCCGCAAGGGCTACAAGTGGGGCACCTACTACGGTCAGGACCACCTCGGCTTCTCGCCGCTGTTCGGCCACCAGTACTCGCACGTGTGGATCGACTTCCGCGGGCTGTCCGACGCCTTCGTGAAGGAACACGGCATCGACTACCACGAGAACTCGCGCCGCGCCACGCTGGCCCAGCACGCCTACGCCCTGGAAAATCCGGGGGGATGGCGCGGCTACGGCCCGCGCCTGTGGGGCCTGACCGCCTGCGACGGCCCCGTCGGCGGCTCGTTCACCATCGACGGCCGCGAGCGCCACTTCGAGACCTACTGGGCGCGCGGCGCCTCGTTCACCTATGTGAACGACGACGGCACCATCTGCCCCTCGGCCGCCGGCGGCTCCATCGCCTTTGCGCCCGAACTGGTGGTGCCCACCCTGCTGGCAATGCGCCAGGACCACGGCGCGCGCCTCTACGGCGAATACGGCTTCTTCGACGCGCTGAACCCCACCTTCCGCCGCACCGACGTGGTCGTGCAGCACGGCTGGGTCGACCCCGAGCACGGCTGGTACGACGACGACTACCTGGGCATCGACCAGGGCCCCATCGTGACGATGATCGAGAACTGGCGCACCGGCCTGGTGTGGGACGTGATGAAGAAGAACCCGCACATCGTGCGCGGGTTGCGGCGCGCGGGATTCAGCGGCGGCTGGCTCGATGCAGCGCCGGTCACGCCGTGAGGCGCGCGGCCCTCGCCTCCGCCCTGTGCGCCATCCTCGCCCTGTCCGGCTGCACCCGCGGCGGCGACAGCGCCGGCGAAACCGAGCTCACCTTC from bacterium harbors:
- a CDS encoding Tat pathway signal protein, with amino-acid sequence MSPDETAFIDDLQHRTFRFFNELDHPVSGLTPDRAPSESFASIAATGFGLTSYPIGVERGWIAREKAARRVLTTLAFFRDARQDTTAAGAAGYRGFYYHFVDMETGHRFRDVELSTVDTALLLAGALFCQSYFDGPSALEDSLRATAERLYDAADWTWASPRPPLIGHGWSPEEGHLPYDWGGYNEAAILYIIALGSDKHPVDPAAWDAFRKGYKWGTYYGQDHLGFSPLFGHQYSHVWIDFRGLSDAFVKEHGIDYHENSRRATLAQHAYALENPGGWRGYGPRLWGLTACDGPVGGSFTIDGRERHFETYWARGASFTYVNDDGTICPSAAGGSIAFAPELVVPTLLAMRQDHGARLYGEYGFFDALNPTFRRTDVVVQHGWVDPEHGWYDDDYLGIDQGPIVTMIENWRTGLVWDVMKKNPHIVRGLRRAGFSGGWLDAAPVTP